From one Triticum urartu cultivar G1812 chromosome 3, Tu2.1, whole genome shotgun sequence genomic stretch:
- the LOC125543246 gene encoding leucine-rich repeat receptor-like tyrosine-protein kinase PXC3 has product MHPAFRRCLLLSLGLISASLLAPRAGAGDAAAMQALRRGLAPPDWAAAPADHCAWRGVTCGGAREVTAVELPRRGLRGDFSAAAGLRALARLDLSFNALSGAVPAALGALARLELLDLSMNRLSGPIPPALGLAAGLKFLNLSNNALSGSIPDELRGLKELQEVQISANNLTGAIPGWLAGLPGLRVLSAYENALSGPIPPGLGLSSNLQVLNLHSNGLEGSIPSSLFDLGNLQVLILTVNRLNGTIPDSIGRCLGLSNVRIGNNRLAGAIPASIGDATSLTYFEADSNQLSGSIPAQFARCANLTLLNLAYNRLVGEVPDMLGELRNLQELIISGNGLGGEYPRSILRCRNLSKLDLSYNAFRGGLPDTICNGSRLQFLVLDHNEFSGSIPHGIGGCSRLLELQLANNNLSGEIPAEMGKIKSLQIALNLSFNHLSGPLPRELGRLDKLVALDLSSNEISGEIPADMRGMLSLIVVNLSNNRLRGAIPVFGPFQKSAGSSFSGNAKLCGDPLDVDCGPIYGSNYGSDHRKISYRVALAVAGSCVLIFSVVSLVVTLFMWRERQEKEADAKKAEAGEAVVVEARHVMASSVFIESLQQAIDFQTCVQATFKDASALRSGTFSTTYKAVMPSGMVVCVKKLKSVDRAVVHHQAKMIRELERLAHINHPNLVRPIGYVIYEDVALLLQYDMPNGTLLQLLHGSNNCDGDQEKPDWPKLLSIAIGVAEGLAFLHQIATIHLDISSGNVFLDSHYNALLGEVEISKLLDPSKGTASISAVAGTFGYIPPEYAYSMQVTVPGNVYSFGVLLLEILTSKMPVDEEFGEGVDLVKWVHSAPERGETPEQIMDPRLSTVSFAWRRQMLAVLKVAMLCTERAPAKRPKMKKAVEMLQEAKNS; this is encoded by the exons ATGCATCCCGCCTTCCGCCGCTGCCTTCTCCTCTCCCTCGGCCTCATCTCGGCCTCCCTCCTCGCGCCTCGGGCGGGCGCTGGAGATGCCGCGGCAATGCAGGCGCTGCGCCGGGGGCTGGCGCCGCCGGACTGGGCCGCCGCGCCGGCGGACCACTGCGCCTGGCGCGGCGTCACGTGCGGCGGCGCCCGCGAGGTCACCGCGGTCGAGCTGCCCCGCCGGGGCCTCCGCGGCGACTTCTCGGCCGCCGCCGGGCTCCGCGCGCTGGCGCGGCTCGATCTCTCCTTCAACGCGCTCTCCGGGGCCGTCCCCGCGGCGCTCGGCGCGCTCGCCCGCCTCGAGCTCCTCGACCTCTCCATGAACAGGCTCTCCGGCCCCATCCCGCCCGCCCTCGGCCTCGCCGCCGGCCTCAAGTTCCTGAACCTCTCCAACAACGCCCTCTCCGGCTCCATCCCCGACGAGCTCAGGGGCCTCAAGGAGCTCCAGGAAGTGCAGATTTCGGCCAACAACCTCACCGGCGCCATCCCCGGCTGGCTCGCCGGCCTCCCCGGCCTCCGCGTGCTCTCCGCTTACGAGAACGCGCTCTCGGGGCCGATCCCGCCGGGGCTCGGGCTCTCGTCCAATCTCCAGGTGCTCAACCTCCACTCCAACGGCCTCGAGGGGAGCATACCGAGCAGCCTCTTCGACCTTGGCAATCTGCAGGTTCTGATCCTCACCGTGAATAGGCTCAACGGCACCATCCCGGATTCAATCGGCCGGTGCCTCGGCCTATCCAACGTGCGCATCGGCAACAATCGCCTCGCGGGCGCCATCCCGGCATCCATTGGCGACGCCACCAGCCTGACTTACTTTGAGGCCGACAGCAACCAGCTGTCCGGCAGCATCCCCGCTCAGTTTGCACGCTGCGCCAACCTGACGCTGCTGAATTTGGCCTACAACCGCCTTGTCGGCGAGGTGCCGGACATGCTTGGGGAGCTGAGAAACCTGCAAGAGCTCATCATCTCCGGCAATGGCCTCGGTGGCGAGTACCCGAGGTCCATTCTGCGGTGCCGGAACTTGAGCAAGCTGGACTTGAGCTACAACGCTTTCCGCGGCGGCTTGCCAGACACCATCTGCAACGGATCCAGGCTGCAGTTTCTTGTGCTCGATCATAACGAGTTCTCGGGCAGCATCCCGCACGGTATCGGTGGCTGCAGCCGGCTTCTCGAGCTGCAGCTTGCCAACAACAACCTGAGTGGTGAGATACCAGCCGAAATGGGCAAGATCAAGAGCTTACAGATTGCGCTGAACCTCAGCTTCAATCACCTTTCAGGGCCGCTGCCCCGTGAGCTTGGGCGGCTCGATAAGCTCGTGGCGCTGGATTTATCTAGCAATGAGATATCTGGTGAGATCCCTGCTGACATGAGAGGGATGCTGAGCTTGATAGTAGTCAACCTGTCAAACAACCGGCTCCGTGGTGCCATACCGGTGTTCGGGCCGTTTCAGAAGAGTGCAGGGTCCAGTTTCTCCGGCAATGCCAAGCTGTGCGGCGACCCGCTGGATGTGGACTGTGGACCGATTTATGGCTCCAATTATGGATCGGACCACAGGAAGATATCTTACAGGGTGGCCCTGGCGGTTGCTGGGTCCTGCGTGCTCATCTTCTCAGTGGTATCATTGGTGGTAACATTGTTCATGTGGCGTGAGAGGCAGGAGAAGGAGGCCGACGCAAAGAAGGCCGAGGCAGGGGAGGCGGTCGTCGTCGAAGCGCGGCATGTCATGGCCTCAAGTGTGTTCATTGAGAGCTTGCAGCAGGCCATTGATTTCCAGACCTGTGTCCAGGCGACGTTCAAGGACGCCAGTGCACTGAGGAGCGGCACGTTCAGCACGACCTACAAGGCTGTCATGCCATCAGGCATGGTGGTGTGTGTGAAGAAGCTGAAGTCGGTCGACCGCGCGGTCGTCCACCACCAGGCCAAGATGATCCGGGAGCTCGAGCGACTCGCGCACATAAACCATCCCAACCTTGTGCGTCCCATTGGGTATGTCATCTACGAGGATGTTGCGTTGCTGCTGCAGTATGACATGCCGAATGGAACATTGCTTCAGCTGCTGCACGGTTCAAACAACTGTGATGGTGACCAAGAGAAGCCTGACTGGCCAAAGCTGTTGTCAATCGCGATTGGCGTCGCCGAAGGGCTGGCCTTCCTCCACCAGATTGCCACCATCCACCTTGATATTTCTTCGGGTAATGTCTTCCTTGACTCGCACTACAACGCGCTTCTTGGCGAAGTTGAGATCTCCAAGCTGCTGGACCCTTCAAAGGGCACTGCCAGCATCAGCGCGGTAGCTGGCACATTTGGTTATATACCTCCAG AGTATGCCTACTCAATGCAGGTTACTGTACCAGGAAATGTGTACAGCTTCGGGGTACTGCTGTTGGAGATCCTGACGTCCAAGATGCCGGTGGACGAGGAGTTTGGCGAGGGTGTGGACCTTGTCAAGTGGGTGCACTCTGCGCCGGAGAGGGGGGAGACGCCGGAGCAGATCATGGACCCGAGGCTGAGCACCGTGTCGTTTGCGTGGCGGAGGCAGATGCTCGCCGTGCTCAAGGTCGCGATGCTATGCACGGAGCGCGCCCCGGCGAAGCGGCCCAAGATGAAGAAGGCTGTAGAGATGCTGCAGGAGGCCAAGAACAGCTGA